In Pseudothermotoga hypogea DSM 11164 = NBRC 106472, the following are encoded in one genomic region:
- a CDS encoding sigma factor codes for MKTTFSNWEKYEPYLRGLCKVVYERYGWNIESYEDLYQTACYLLLIALDDFDGRGDQAGYVKQYVRRKLFNMLKDGENAPKHNDHPFSFVKQRHQKVQFVLCEEDILELYQF; via the coding sequence GTGAAAACGACGTTTTCGAACTGGGAAAAGTACGAACCGTACTTGAGAGGCCTATGCAAGGTAGTGTACGAAAGATATGGTTGGAACATTGAAAGTTACGAAGATCTCTATCAGACTGCGTGCTATTTGCTCTTGATTGCGCTCGACGATTTCGATGGCCGTGGGGATCAGGCAGGTTATGTGAAACAGTACGTGAGAAGAAAGCTCTTCAACATGCTCAAAGACGGTGAAAACGCTCCCAAACACAACGATCATCCCTTCAGCTTCGTCAAACAGAGACATCAGAAGGTCCAGTTCGTCCTGTGCGAGGAAGATATCTTGGAACTTTACCAATTTTAG
- a CDS encoding MFS transporter yields MQTEKLSLKTKIGYGLGDLYGGGAFIILGTYYLHFLTDVVKIAPVLAGLIIMISKIWDAVTDPLMGMISDRTRTRFGRRRPYFLLGIPLIFISFWLLWYPVGFAQEWQRFAYMLFSYLFFVTVITMVMIPYNALAPELTLDYNERTSLTAFRMFFSMLSSVICAILPLEIVKRFDSPKTGYTAMATFFGAFFAIPFLFTFLATKERKEFQQPVFKFNFKEFVEPFKNKTFVYVLLMYLFSFLTMDVIMSILIYYMTYYIKKGNITNLALGVLLISEIVFIPFWSFVAKKYGKRVAFLSSVMVWIVAMFYSLTITPASPTALIYFFAVFTGIGTGGVVITIYSIFADVPDVDELKSGRRREGIYSGLFTFMRKLSSAVGLFLVSSLISVAGYRPAQEQTETFLFVLRLMFAFLPVVLLTFALIFALKYPLTKQLHETLKKILQLKRQNLELSEELRAQEENLKAKLIG; encoded by the coding sequence GTGCAGACTGAAAAGCTCAGTTTGAAAACCAAGATCGGTTATGGTCTTGGAGATCTCTACGGTGGTGGAGCGTTCATCATTCTTGGTACGTACTATCTGCACTTTCTCACCGATGTGGTCAAGATCGCACCCGTTTTGGCGGGCTTGATCATCATGATAAGCAAGATCTGGGACGCCGTCACCGACCCTCTGATGGGTATGATCTCGGATCGAACGCGCACCAGATTCGGTAGAAGAAGACCTTACTTTCTTCTTGGCATACCTCTGATCTTCATCTCCTTCTGGCTGTTGTGGTATCCTGTGGGTTTTGCTCAGGAATGGCAGAGGTTCGCTTACATGCTCTTTTCTTATCTGTTCTTCGTCACTGTCATAACTATGGTCATGATCCCTTACAACGCCTTGGCACCAGAACTAACGCTCGACTACAACGAAAGAACCTCTTTGACCGCGTTTCGCATGTTCTTCTCCATGCTCTCTTCTGTCATATGTGCGATCCTGCCGTTGGAGATAGTCAAAAGGTTCGATTCTCCAAAGACTGGCTACACCGCTATGGCCACGTTCTTCGGCGCCTTCTTCGCAATACCTTTTTTGTTCACCTTCCTCGCGACGAAAGAGAGGAAAGAGTTTCAGCAACCAGTCTTCAAGTTCAACTTCAAAGAATTTGTCGAACCGTTCAAGAACAAAACATTCGTCTATGTGCTTTTGATGTATTTGTTCAGTTTTCTGACGATGGACGTGATCATGAGCATACTGATCTACTACATGACTTACTACATCAAGAAGGGGAACATAACGAATCTGGCGCTCGGGGTGCTTTTGATCTCCGAGATCGTCTTCATACCCTTCTGGAGCTTCGTTGCGAAGAAATATGGAAAGCGCGTGGCGTTTCTTTCCAGCGTCATGGTTTGGATCGTGGCGATGTTCTACAGCTTGACCATCACACCCGCCAGTCCCACAGCTTTGATATACTTCTTCGCAGTTTTCACCGGCATTGGCACAGGTGGAGTGGTGATCACGATTTATTCCATCTTCGCCGACGTTCCCGACGTGGACGAGCTGAAGAGTGGCAGAAGGCGTGAAGGAATCTATTCTGGTCTTTTCACGTTCATGAGAAAGCTCAGTTCCGCGGTGGGATTGTTTTTGGTTTCGAGCCTCATTTCCGTGGCAGGTTACAGACCAGCTCAAGAACAAACTGAAACTTTCCTGTTCGTGCTCAGGCTCATGTTCGCATTCTTACCCGTTGTGCTTCTAACGTTTGCGCTCATCTTCGCGCTCAAGTATCCTCTGACCAAACAGTTGCACGAAACGTTGAAGAAGATACTGCAATTGAAGAGACAGAACTTAGAGCTGAGCGAAGAGCTCAGAGCACAAGAGGAAAACTTGAAGGCCAAGCTGATCGGCTGA
- a CDS encoding methylated-DNA--[protein]-cysteine S-methyltransferase — MESFTYESIFGPMCVRMKNGRVYGIELGKRCAGAESNPEVFQQLEEYFRGIRKQLDFPVEVRATEFQLRVWQALRNIPYGSTISYGELAKKLGTSPRAVGQALKRNPLPLYFPCHRVVGKTSIGGFSAGLNWKKNLLALERGERCAGKS, encoded by the coding sequence GTGGAAAGTTTCACTTACGAATCGATCTTTGGGCCGATGTGTGTGAGAATGAAAAACGGCAGGGTTTATGGAATAGAACTTGGAAAAAGGTGTGCTGGTGCTGAGTCGAACCCAGAAGTCTTTCAACAGTTGGAAGAGTATTTCAGAGGAATAAGAAAACAGCTCGACTTTCCTGTGGAAGTTCGTGCTACAGAGTTTCAACTGCGAGTCTGGCAAGCTTTGAGAAACATACCTTACGGTTCTACGATCAGCTATGGAGAGCTTGCGAAAAAACTTGGCACCTCACCAAGAGCGGTTGGTCAGGCGTTGAAACGAAATCCGTTGCCTCTCTACTTTCCGTGTCACAGGGTAGTGGGTAAGACTTCTATTGGAGGTTTCAGTGCGGGGTTGAATTGGAAGAAGAATCTGCTCGCGCTCGAGCGTGGTGAAAGATGCGCTGGAAAGTCATAG
- a CDS encoding deoxyribodipyrimidine photo-lyase, which translates to MENFSVNPKRVRTLKCVESERTGPVVYWMQRDQRSQDNWALLFAQDLALSKDVPLIVLFNVVAKFLDATYRQYHFMLSGLLEVKKNLEEHNIPLLVSFGEPAQQIARILKELNASCLVCDFNPLRIVRSWKKELLEKIDIPCYEVDAHNIVPAFFISNKQEYGAYTLRPKMKKYMKEFLEDFPRLIKMKSSGIRQDLDLNEITKKLEIDFSVQPVEWLKPGESHARQVLEQFLNEKLERYEALRNDPTVDGTSNLSPYLHFGQISAQRVALEVLKFHDEYPSSVEAFLEELIVRKELSDNFCFYNSNYDSFEAFPNWAKETLLKHEKDERKYVYPLEELENAKTHDELWNAAQRQLTKTGKMHGYMRMYWAKKILEWTENAKVALKYAI; encoded by the coding sequence ATGGAAAACTTTTCCGTCAATCCGAAAAGAGTGAGGACCCTGAAGTGTGTCGAGAGCGAAAGAACTGGTCCGGTTGTTTACTGGATGCAGAGAGATCAAAGGTCTCAAGACAATTGGGCACTCCTGTTCGCACAAGATCTGGCGCTCTCAAAAGATGTTCCTTTGATCGTCCTCTTCAACGTCGTTGCCAAGTTCTTGGACGCGACATACAGACAGTATCACTTCATGTTGAGCGGACTTTTGGAAGTGAAGAAAAATTTAGAAGAGCACAACATTCCTCTTTTGGTGAGCTTCGGTGAACCAGCCCAGCAGATCGCTCGAATTTTGAAGGAACTGAACGCGTCCTGTCTGGTGTGCGATTTCAACCCCTTGAGAATCGTTCGAAGCTGGAAGAAAGAACTGCTCGAAAAGATTGACATACCTTGCTACGAAGTGGATGCGCACAACATCGTTCCAGCGTTCTTCATCTCCAACAAGCAGGAATACGGTGCGTACACGCTCAGGCCCAAGATGAAAAAGTACATGAAGGAATTCTTGGAAGATTTTCCAAGGCTCATCAAAATGAAGAGTTCTGGGATTAGACAAGACTTGGATTTAAATGAAATCACCAAAAAGCTCGAGATAGACTTTTCTGTCCAACCAGTCGAATGGCTCAAACCGGGCGAAAGTCATGCAAGACAAGTCCTCGAACAGTTCTTGAACGAAAAGCTCGAGCGCTACGAAGCTCTGCGGAACGATCCAACGGTGGATGGAACTTCGAACCTTTCGCCTTATCTGCACTTCGGCCAGATCTCCGCACAGAGGGTCGCGCTCGAAGTTTTGAAGTTTCACGACGAATACCCATCCTCGGTCGAAGCTTTCTTGGAAGAGCTCATCGTTCGAAAAGAACTTTCTGACAACTTCTGCTTTTACAATTCGAACTACGACTCTTTCGAAGCTTTCCCCAACTGGGCCAAGGAAACTTTGCTGAAACACGAAAAAGACGAAAGAAAGTACGTCTACCCGCTTGAAGAGCTCGAGAACGCGAAGACACACGACGAACTTTGGAACGCCGCGCAGAGGCAGTTGACCAAAACGGGAAAGATGCACGGTTACATGCGCATGTATTGGGCAAAGAAGATCTTGGAATGGACAGAGAACGCAAAGGTCGCGCTGAAGTACGCCATATAG
- a CDS encoding phosphoketolase family protein, whose product MELKNLHLYWKASCYIATGMIYLWDNVLLKEPLKPEHIKRRLLGHWGASPGISFIYAHTNRIIEKYDLDCLFVVGPGHGAPGYIAPLYLDQTLVKYYPHFTLDEEGLKKLFRSFSFPAGLGSHCTPELPGSIQEGGELGYVLSHSYGAVLDNPKLLAVAVVGDGEAETGPLATSWHVNKFINPVRDGVVLPVLLLNGYKINNPTILARIDEEELINLFKGYGYEPKLVIAEEPIQAHESMAQAMDWAVERILDIKSHTEPFRPIYPMIILKTPKGWTAPRKVNDRYIEGYWRAHQVPFSDARNNPEHLRILEEWLRSYEPEKLFDQNGRPIDEILRAVPKKKIGESPYANGGMLRVPLKLPKIEAFCIDPANKAENTRPLGMFLREVMRLNPNNFRLFGPDETHSNRLYDVFEFGKAWVAKTLVEDEDEGHLSPFGRTIEMLSEHTVEGLLEGYILTGRHGILNTYEGFAPIISSMVNQFGKWLDISSDIPWRMPVSSLNLLLTSVVWRQDHNGFTHQDPGFINSVVDKWPNVVRVYFPPDANTLLFIVWQCLQSTNRINIIVVDKQKHPQYLNIEEAKEHAMKGLGVWKFASNFPDEEPDVVIASCGDIPTKEAVKAVKILIEHCPDLRIRFVNVVNLFCLTPNQEHPDGLTDKDFDSYFTVDKPVIFNFHGYPWLIHRLTYRRKNHNNLHVRGYRENRKIGIDLTHLTNFLKGRGGITTPMQLAILNQIDRFSIAIDVVQRVPKLSNKAGSFVDEMKNMQIKALEYAYNHGVDMPELDE is encoded by the coding sequence ATGGAGCTGAAAAATTTGCACCTTTATTGGAAGGCTTCATGTTACATCGCGACTGGGATGATATACCTTTGGGACAACGTACTTTTGAAAGAGCCGTTGAAACCTGAACACATCAAGAGAAGGTTGCTTGGCCACTGGGGAGCGAGTCCAGGTATAAGTTTCATCTACGCTCACACCAACAGGATCATCGAAAAGTACGATTTGGACTGCCTGTTCGTGGTCGGACCAGGCCATGGTGCACCCGGTTACATAGCTCCGCTGTATTTGGATCAGACGCTCGTCAAGTATTATCCACACTTCACGTTGGATGAGGAGGGCTTGAAGAAGCTCTTTCGATCCTTTTCCTTCCCCGCCGGCTTGGGTAGCCATTGCACTCCTGAGCTGCCAGGATCGATCCAAGAAGGGGGAGAGCTCGGATACGTTCTGTCCCATTCCTACGGGGCCGTGCTGGACAATCCCAAACTTCTGGCCGTGGCGGTCGTGGGCGATGGGGAAGCCGAAACAGGACCACTCGCCACGTCGTGGCACGTTAACAAGTTCATTAATCCGGTCAGAGACGGTGTGGTTCTGCCCGTTTTGCTGCTCAACGGTTACAAGATAAACAATCCCACAATACTCGCCAGGATTGACGAAGAAGAACTGATCAATTTGTTCAAAGGTTACGGTTACGAGCCCAAGTTGGTCATCGCAGAAGAACCCATACAAGCGCACGAGAGCATGGCTCAAGCCATGGACTGGGCCGTTGAGAGGATACTCGATATCAAATCGCACACCGAACCGTTCAGACCCATCTATCCCATGATCATCCTGAAAACTCCCAAGGGTTGGACTGCACCAAGAAAGGTGAACGACAGGTACATCGAAGGGTACTGGAGGGCTCACCAGGTTCCGTTCTCGGACGCGAGAAATAATCCTGAGCATCTGAGAATTTTGGAAGAATGGCTGAGAAGTTACGAACCAGAGAAACTCTTCGATCAGAACGGCAGACCGATCGACGAGATCCTCAGAGCCGTACCAAAGAAGAAGATAGGAGAGTCACCTTACGCGAACGGTGGCATGTTGCGCGTGCCGCTCAAACTTCCAAAGATAGAAGCTTTCTGCATCGATCCGGCGAACAAGGCGGAAAACACCAGACCTTTGGGTATGTTTCTCAGAGAAGTCATGAGGCTCAACCCCAACAACTTTCGACTTTTCGGTCCGGACGAGACGCATTCCAACAGACTCTACGACGTTTTCGAGTTCGGCAAGGCATGGGTTGCCAAGACACTCGTCGAAGACGAAGATGAAGGTCATTTGAGCCCGTTCGGTAGAACGATCGAAATGCTCTCGGAACACACGGTCGAGGGTCTTTTGGAAGGTTACATTCTGACTGGTAGACACGGAATTCTGAACACCTACGAAGGTTTCGCGCCGATCATTTCTTCCATGGTGAACCAGTTCGGAAAGTGGCTCGACATATCCTCAGACATACCTTGGAGGATGCCAGTCTCGTCGTTGAATTTGCTGTTAACCTCCGTGGTCTGGAGACAAGACCACAACGGTTTCACCCATCAAGATCCTGGGTTCATCAATTCGGTGGTGGACAAGTGGCCGAACGTGGTGAGAGTTTATTTTCCACCCGACGCTAACACATTGTTGTTCATCGTCTGGCAGTGTCTGCAAAGTACGAACAGAATAAACATAATAGTGGTGGACAAACAAAAACATCCACAGTATCTGAACATCGAAGAGGCGAAGGAACACGCGATGAAAGGACTGGGGGTTTGGAAGTTCGCCAGCAACTTTCCGGACGAAGAGCCTGACGTGGTGATCGCCAGTTGTGGAGACATACCCACGAAAGAGGCAGTCAAGGCAGTGAAGATCCTCATCGAACACTGCCCGGATCTGAGAATAAGGTTCGTGAACGTCGTGAACCTATTCTGTTTGACGCCGAACCAAGAGCATCCAGATGGTTTGACCGACAAAGACTTCGATTCCTACTTCACCGTCGACAAACCCGTGATCTTCAACTTCCATGGCTATCCTTGGCTCATACACAGGCTCACCTACAGAAGAAAGAACCACAACAATTTACACGTCAGAGGATACAGAGAGAACCGAAAGATCGGAATAGATTTGACCCATCTCACCAACTTCCTGAAAGGTAGAGGAGGGATAACCACTCCGATGCAACTGGCTATCCTCAACCAGATAGACAGATTCAGCATCGCCATAGACGTTGTGCAAAGGGTACCGAAACTGAGCAACAAGGCCGGAAGCTTCGTTGACGAAATGAAGAACATGCAGATAAAGGCCTTGGAATACGCCTACAACCACGGTGTGGACATGCCGGAGCTGGACGAATGA